The proteins below are encoded in one region of Apium graveolens cultivar Ventura chromosome 4, ASM990537v1, whole genome shotgun sequence:
- the LOC141719298 gene encoding uncharacterized protein LOC141719298 yields the protein MGYEKIHACPNNCLLYRGDLDEEQTTCRVCKASRWKLNKKGDELEGVPAKVLWYFPLIPRLQNLFNTPHIAKDMTWHDTERQKDGKMRHPADSITWKDVDQKWPDFASETRNLRLALSSDGFNPFHGNHTDYSSWPVLLSIYNLPPWLCMKRRYIMLCLLISGPTEPGNDIDVFLQPLIEDLQELWHGKQMYDTYKKESFMLRGILLWTISDYPALGNLSGNVIKGYNACTICIDETKATRLVNYRKTVIMRHRRWLPRNHPYRRQKSAFDNTVEKGVAPVPLTGEEVFQRVQHLRAHVFGKKQRQPRWKKGEPRPVWKKVSIFFQLEYWEFLPVRHVLDVMHIEKNICEALVGTLLNISGKTKDRESVRLDMAEMGIRTELRPKTPGKKEKVPLASWNLTHAEKKTVYSSFLKMKLADGFCSNIKNLVNMENLRLVGMKSHDCHTILHHLLPISIRSVLQKQVRCTIIRFCLFFKAICSKVINVDKLEKMQSELVETLCQLEKHFPPSFFDVMIHLSVHLVREVKLCGPIFLRWMYPFERYLKAFKGYVRNPAHPEGCIAEAYVAEEAVECLVNFEKSTVGVSQNAKYEQNARPLSGATLIKPGDEDLHLAHLCFLQNTTNIRPYFE from the coding sequence ACTTGAAGGGGTCCCTGCTAAAGTTCTATGGTATTTCCCGCTGATACCAAGATTACAAAATTTATTCAATACACCTCACATTGCAAAGGACATGACGTGGCATGACACCGAGCGACAAAAGGATGGTAAAATGAGGCATCCGGCTGATTCAATAACATGGAAGGATGTCGACCAAAAATGGCCTGATTTTGCATCAGAGACTAGGAACCTTCGATTAGCTTTATCTTCCGATGGTTTCAATCCTTTTCATGGAAACCATACTGATTACTCAAGCTGGCCTGTTTTGCTATCAATTTATAACCTTCCTCCATGGCTTTGTATGAAGAGAAGGTATATTATGCTCTGCTTGTTAATATCTGGACCGACTGAGCCTGGAAATGATATCGACGTGTTCCTTCAACCACTAATAGAAGATCTGCAAGAGTTGTGGCATGGGAAACAAATGTACGACACTTATAAGAAAGAGTCTTTTATGCTTAGGGGCATTTTATTATGGACAATAAGTGATTATCCTGCCTTAGGGAACTTGTCAGGAAATGTTATTAAAGGGTATAATGCGTGTACTATTTGTATTGATGAAACGAAAGCTACTAGGTTGGTTAATTACCGTAAGACGGTGATTATGAGGCATCGAAGATGGTTGCCCCGTAATCATCCTTATAGAAGGCAGAAATCAGCTTTTGATAACACTGTGGAGAAGGGGGTCGCCCCTGTTCCATTAACCGGAGAAGAGGTTTTTCAAAGAGTACAGCATTTAAGGGCCCATGTATTTGGAAAGAAACAACGGCAACCACGATGGAAGAAAGGTGAACCTAGACCTGTTTGGAAAAAGGTTTCAATATTCTTCCAACTTGAGTATTGGGAATTTTTGCCAGTTAGGCATGTTCTCGATGTGATGCACATCGAGAAAAATATATGCGAAGCCCTTGTTGGAACTTTACTAAATATTTCGGGGAAGACAAAAGATAGGGAATCTGTTCGTCTTGATATGGCTGAAATGGGAATAAGAACGGAGCTGAGACCTAAGACTcctggaaagaaagaaaaggtaCCGTTGGCATCATGGAACTTAACGCATGCAGAAAAAAAAACAGTTTACTCATCATTTCTTAAAATGAAGTTGGCAGATGGATTTTGTTCAAATATTAAGAATCTTGTAAACATGGAAAATCTTCGGCTTGTTGGAATGAAATCTCATGATTGTCACAcgatattgcatcatttgcttcCAATCTCAATTCGATCAGTATTACAAAAACAAGTCAGGTGCACAATTATTAGGTTTTGCCTTTTCTTCAAGGCAATTTGCAGTAAAGTGATCAATGTAGACAAGTTGGAAAAAATGCAGAGTGAGTTAGTGGAAACATTGTGCCAGCTTGAAAAGCACTTTCCCCCTTCGTTCTTTGATGTGATGATCCATCTCTCAGTTCATCTCGTGAGAGAGGTTAAACTTTGTGGGCCAATATTCCTTCGTTGGATGTATCCCTTCGAGAGATATCTAAAAGCGTTTAAAGGATATGTACGGAACCCGGCTCATCCCGAAGGGTGTATTGCTGAGGCATACGTTGCCGAAGAGGCGGTGGAGTGTTTGgtgaattttgaaaaatctacCGTAGGAGTGTCTCAAAATGCAAAGTATGAGCAGAATGCAAGACCTCTATCTGGTGCGACATTGATAAAGCCGGGCGATGAGGACTTGCATCTAGCACATTTGTGTTTTCTCCAAAATACAACTAACATTAGACCATATTTTGAGTAA